The genomic stretch GCTGGACAGCGAGGACCGCAGCATCCTGAGTGACCGAAGCAACTCGGATGCTGGAAGAGGTTCCTCTGCCTTCCAGGTGTACACCAGTGACACAGTGAGTGACCGGTCTGGAAATATTCACATTCGATCCTCAGTGTTGGAGAACCCCAAAAACTAAATTTGGAAGAATTGAAAAATGTAGCCCGTCTCCCCTCTCTCCTAGCTGAGATCCGAGAGCGAGAGTGATGTCCGCAGTCGACCCAAATCCTGTGAGTAAATCCTGCACTGAAGCTACTAACCAGATGCACGTTCTGAGGCTGACCTGTAGTTGAATCagctgtcttttcttttctttcagtcATCCGACCACAAATGGATCATCCCCACACGAGAAACCTGAAGAAAACAGACCCCGTTTCCAAGTAAGCTTTGTGCTTTAAACCGTCCATTTACCAAAACAATCTGGGAGGCGTCCAGACGAGCTTCACGCAGGGTTTCTATTTATAAACTTTCACCCGGAGCAGTGTTGACAAAGCATTTACGTCAGTCAGGAGGAGTAAAAGTCCCACCTTAAAATACTGCCAATCTTGCGTATAGTAAACTGCCCTGGAGGACAAGCCAATGAGAAacgtgtgttttgtttatttgctaaGGCTTAATTGGCCTAGCAACAGCCTCAGATTCCTTTATAACAAGCACTGCGTCATGACTTTGCTAAATTATGAATGAAGTTTGCTTCAGATCTAGAACTTCTCTGGCGCATTGATCATCAGCACATGTTCCAGATCCACAGTCAAGAACACTCTTCTTGCAACTAGTCTCATTTctgtttagtttgtctgtcagtGATCGTATTTATTTCCTAGCAAAGTGGCCCAACTAATattattttctatatattttttcttcttaaaacaGGTATTTCCAGTACAAGCAGGACTGGGAGAACTTCAAAgcccctggagagagagagcggaagGGACTGCGCTGGGGAATAAGGGTGAGACAATTTGACTGACTTTGACCAATGCCCTCTACATAGAAATCTGTATTCAGATACTGCACTGTGACAACATGGAGCCTAAGCACTCCCATCTCATTAACTACTGTTCCCATTCTTCAGTAGATTACGCAGGATGAGCAGGTGCATTTTGGTAATGGCTTGAGACCAAAGATACAATTACAGGGGGACTTATAAACTGCAACGATTCGACTGGGTATTATAagagtttattttttctcttgtaGGAACAAATGCTGTACAAAAGTCAACTCCCACCCGTAAGTATTCTGCTATCTATAAAGTATCATCCCTGTTCCCCCACAGCGATCCTCGCCTGCACGCATCACACTTCTTGCTCACGTGTGACTTTTCTCCTCCACAGAAGCCACAGCGTGTCTACATCCCCAACACGTATGTGGTCCCAACAGAGAAGAAACGACTGGCCTTAAGATGGGAAGTGCGCCATGATTTGGCAA from Amia ocellicauda isolate fAmiCal2 chromosome 23, fAmiCal2.hap1, whole genome shotgun sequence encodes the following:
- the hyls1 gene encoding centriolar and ciliogenesis-associated protein HYSL1 isoform X4 codes for the protein MSQAERNYSNVAFTRENLLQTEKRVPFSAFAMDDRNTNYSAVREQNDPYAQHSVAARFPRPATAPYRLDIENIPEDSSNVVSDTSRSTSPDRLPGVCGKPAIKRKVLRKQKGQSHVCDESTHSEADSEAVGRLEERLDRLQMGPREPDLELDSEDRSILSDRSNSDAGRGSSAFQVYTSDTLRSESESDVRSRPKSFIRPQMDHPHTRNLKKTDPVSKYFQYKQDWENFKAPGERERKGLRWGIREQMLYKSQLPPVSILLSIKYHPCSPTAILACTHHTSCSRVTFLLHRSHSVSTSPTRMWSQQRRNDWP